The sequence below is a genomic window from Anopheles cruzii chromosome 3, idAnoCruzAS_RS32_06, whole genome shotgun sequence.
tattttaaactaagtgtaataaaattttatctgTCAAACATGGATATCGTataaattgttttctatttaaatttttatttcaagtTCTTCACCTCCAAATTACTTTATAGTAAGTTTAAAGTTTTGAAAGTTGTGTGATTGAGTCCATCAGTTGATTGCTATTTTTTGCAAAGTTTATGGAGTTCCTGTTATCCTCCATAGATACTCAGTCACACTCTTGACATTAAATAACTTTGGGggaattaaaacattaaacacagAACACCTAGTTATCAGTGCTCTATCCTGGTTATCAGTGTTCTGGCCCTCCATTAGACCAGTTATGGAACagtggtccttttttgggagCCGACCGCAAAGTCTCAGAAGAATGGTCCCTTTTTGCTTAATCCGTAAAACAAAATACTATCTCACCCGTGACCGGAATGGCGcgccggaagcagcaaaaaccgTGCAGATCCATTACTATTCATGACGTGCGCCGGCAATCGCGGCACACGCCGCCACCCTGCCTTATCTCGTGAATCTTGTTGATCTTCTTAACGAAATATTTGCTTTCCTGGCTGTCAGTCTGCATCCGAGCGGGTCGCAAAAACAGCCGTGAACCGAAGTAAAGCAAAGAAACAATCAATCACCGAAGCTAGTTGGGGCCAAATcgaatttctttttaattttgttgcaatctcgttttttgcgctcttgttttttttgcagaagCTGCGAGAACCAGCGTAAAGTTGGCGAAAGGAAGAAATCCCGGTACGCCCCAGCACGATGAAGCCCAAGAAGCAACAGTCGGCGGacaggaagcagcagcagcagcagtcccagAGTGGTGCCGTATCGGCGCCCGGTACGCCAGCGGCAACGACTGCCGCTGGAGACACGGGAACAACGGTAACGGCGCCGGGAagcgtggtggccaccgcgacGCCCTCCTCGCCGCCGGTGCCTGCAGCACCGTCCACCGCCAAGAAACCGGTGAAACGTCTTCAATCAAAAGCCAAAGAAGCGTCTACTTCCTCGACGGAACCGACGGCCGGcgccgcggtggccggtgccaaATCGTCAGAGAAACTTCCAACCaatcaaccggcggccggagcggTAACGGGAGGTTCCAGCACGCAATCGAATAAATCGAAATCGAGCGGTGGTTCCGTGGCGATTGTGGCGAAAACGTTTCATCCTCCAATGGGCGATCCAGCGCAGCAACCGCTGGTTGGCGATGGATCGGAAGTGGTGACACCATCGAAATCTGCGTCTACCACCGCGACCGGTGGTGGAAAGAAGGCTTCGAAGAGCGCGAAAGCTGTCGATCCGTCCGCCAACTCATCAACACCTGGTGagtcgaagaagaagacaacCCCGGCGAAGACGGCAGCgaagaaagtggccaccgcgaCGGACAGTGCCAACAAACAGCGGAAACAGTCcgcagccagtcagtcagcgGCGACAGCGGCAGCTTCAACGGCGGCGAGTTCTGCGGCCAAAACGGGTAGCCCTCCGGAACTGGCGTCACCGGCTGCTGAACGGTTGCgcgagaaggagaagaagatCCAGAAGGAGCTGAAGAACCTCGGCGTGTCGGACAAGACGCTGCACCAGATTGACGCCGCGTTCCTGCTGGCGGACGAGTCTGTCAATCCGTCGATCAGCGAAATGGTGAAGACGAAATCGCGCACCACGGTAGCCCACGCAAAGTACGGGCCGGACTCGCACTCGAGCTCGGGGACAATGGGCGTCTCGGGCAGGAAACCATCGTTGACCACGGAAGACGCGCCGACCGTCGTAGCGCCGCCCGGGGACGGTGACGAAAAGTCCCACAAGGAAGCCAGTGCTTCCGGTGGAAAGGCGAAAAAGTCCGTCACGATCAAGCTGGACGAAGAGAAGCCCCCGCCGGCGAAGGGTAAGGCTCCGAAGGGTGGTGGCCGCAAGGGGGAAGAAAAACCCTCTCCCGCGCCACAGCCAACCGCGGAAGGGGCAGGCAAGGGTaaggcggcggcgaccccGAGAAGCTCAAAGTCCCAAAAGAAGACTCCGGAGACGaagcagtcgcagcagcagcagaaaaagggGGCTGCCAGCGAGAAGGGGGTTGCGGAACAGCGCAAGTCTGCCTCGGGGGACTCGGGGGTCGCCAAGCAGGTCAGCTTCGAGCCGGGACGGGGTAGCTCGGTGGAGCACGAGGATCATGAGGAGAAGAACGCCGAGGTCCAGATTCAGATCGATAGCATCGTGAAAGCGCTCGAGCGGGAAGATAGCGAcaccggtggcgctggtggggCCAGGAAGGACGCTGGCGAGCAAGCCGATAAGAGGAACGATTCCGCTTCCGGCGCTGCTCAGGGGAAAGGTGCGGAAGTGAAGGTGTCGACACCGGCAGCTGGAGGCGCCAAGAAACaagccgaaccgaagccggcTCGTAAGCCGGCCCTCAAGAAGGACACCGGATCGTCGAAAGCGGCCGGCGAAAAGAAGAAGGGTGGCGGTGAGAAGAAGGAGGTTACGTTTAAGGAGCAACCGCCGACCTCGCCGGCCAAGCGGAAGTACgtgaagaaaccgaaaccggccggcGAGAAGAAACTTCCTGCGGCGAAGgcggcgaaaccgaaaccggcagCGACCGGTGGCAAATCGaaggcttccggtggcggtggagcaGGCaaggcggcaacggcggccgccAAGGCGAAGACGGAATCGAAGGGAACAGCTAAGCCATCAACCGTGGCCGAGCCCACGGTGCAAAACGAAACCAGCCCTAAGCCGGCGGACGGGAATGAAGCGATACCAGTGGAGGAGCCCGCACGAAGCGAGCCTTCGGAAGTGGCCACTACCACGCCCGTGAAAATCTCAACGGAATCTCAAAAATCTCAGGAGCCTCAAGCGGAGGACGGTGTTGGTGGAACATCGTTGGCACCGACCATAGTACAGTCCGCCCAACGGGACCGATCCTCGACggagaacgacgacgatttgCCACTGAAACAGCTTCAGGCGAAGACGCAGTCCATCGGACCGACCAAGCAACCGGAGACGCACCCCGCCACGGTGGAACCGGAGGCAGCTCCGAGTAAACCGAACGGAACTTCCGTTGCCaccgttgctggtgctgctgctgctgctggtcccaTCCTAGCCGGACTGCTGAAAGCGGGCGGTTCCGGTGCTAAAACGGCCAAACGTCCGTACGTCCGGAAGAACCCGAACCCGCCCGGTAAGGGAGCGAAACCCGTGCCCGGTGGGTGTGGACCGCAGGGCGCGAAGGCGGACCAGCGGAAGGCACCGGAGAAGAAGGACGTGTACGACTTTGACGACTCCGAGAGCGAAATCGAGGCCCCGGTCAAGGCGGGAAAGCCGAGTTTCAAGCGCAAATCGTCCGTCGACCTGTGCCAATCGTCGCGCGAGGATATCTCCCAGCTGGCGGACGATCCGGCCAAGCCCAAGGAGCCACCGAGGGTAGAGGATGCCGCAGCGGCCAAGCCCCAGGAGGGGGAAGCTAGTGCCGATGAGCAGCAAATGGCGGACGAAAAGGCATCGAAGCAGCCGACGGcgaaaaagcagaagaaacgGCCCGAAACGctttcgtcgtcttcggtgGTCCCGAAGCCGAAAAAGGAGCTCCGCAGTGGTTCATCCTGCTCGTCCTCCGGCTCGGAAGCGGAAGATGGCCGCCCTCTGGACAACCTGGCGGTGCCGGAAGcgaaggtgaagaaaaaagcGCCACCGAGAAGGGTGAAACAGGAGTCGCGGGAATCCCGTTCGTCCgacaacgatgacgaagaAGGCGAACCGGTTGGCGAGGGGGAAGATGAGGATGGtgaggagcaggaggaggaggaggacgacgaggaggacgaggacgactcGGACGGGTGTTCGTCCGGCGACACCGTGCGGACCCGGATCGCCAAGAAGCGCCAGTCGGCCAAGAAGCGCAACCTGAAGCTGTACGGATTCTGGTCCGGACCGAAGCGGCACCGGGTAGCGTCGCTGAATGCGATTGCCAAGGTACACTGCCTGTACGAGAACGAGCGGCCCGCGTTCGACGCCAGCCTGATGGTTCGCCAGTCGAGCGGATCGCGGGTCATCCGCACGATCACCAAGGACGGAGAGCGCATCAAGAAGGAGCGCATCTGCGACGACGAGAGCGCCGAAGGGGGCGATGGTGACGGAGGCCGCCTGTCCGGTGGGGACGGGGCCAGCGAAGACCAGGACGTCGGCAAGGGTGGCACCGTGCCGTCCGATCGGAAGGGGGCCGGTGTGAAGCAGGAGCGAAAGTCGGAGCCGTCGGCCACCAACGAGCGGGCGGCCGAACCGAAGGGGGCGAAGGTGAGCGTGAAGGTGGAGCCGGCCAAGAAGGAACCGGTGAGCGACCCGGAAAGCGACTCGTCCGAAGAGGAACCGGTTGTGACGAGGTAAGTTCCGTCCTCTAATGCCATCGTTAATTAACGGCGAACCCACGCCCGACCGACACGCGCTGCTGCGGCCATTTTGGCAATTTTCGGAACCGATTATCGTCGACCCTTTTTTGCGGattgaaaccgaaccgaagatgAAGCACAAAATTGATATAGTCCGCTAATTTACCCGTTGATCCGTTTCGGGCCTTAGGCCTTTGAGGTTTGTCGATAGGATTTTGAAGAAGGGTTGCCGAAGGATCGAACAAGCAAACGGCGGAACATAGGAAGACGACCCAGAAGTAGATTCGAAAGAGGTTTGTCCTTTATTTTAATCCAATCACTCAAAATTGACAACGAATGAGTTATGGATGATGCCCGTTTTCGACTTATTCAAGCGATTTACGTGAACTTAGTTTATTACAATAATGGTTAACCGGAGGAACACAAGCTTAGATCGAGGCACATTATCCAAATTATGCTACGGAATGCCACggaattattttaaactagTAATATTTTTAGAGTTTTGAATACAGTTTTCTGTGTGCTATTTCGATGCTTATTTTCACAAACGTGCACGTTGTGGGGAAGTCCACGGCCGCAAAAGATCACCGATGGCTCTAGAGCGGTTTTGATGATTACTCAGAAATGCTCAAGATTTTAACTTTTAAATGGCGTGTAATATTAGATCATTAGAACAGCATTCACGGATGTAGATGGTAACAGAGACTTGTTTTGACATCTGGCAAAGAAGAGTAAACAGATAAGGTTAAAAGGTTAATAGAGAAAGCTTCGAAGTTGTAAAAGTTTAGTAAGTCAGTCTCATTTTATGTTACATTACAAGTAGGAAAGTAGTTTCAGTTATCAGCTGTACACGGATCGTCTACTTATCGTAAACAGGTTGAATTGTTAtataaattttcttttggttcCTCACGTGGTCAATGAATTGTTCTAAATCGGGGCTTTACATTATATCCTCCCCAGAACGTTACGCTGCGTCCCGGGATTGCGCGGAGCCGGGAAACACTGGGACCCGGACGGGTCCAGCATGGAGTCGGACATCGAACAACTACCAGACAGTGACGAAACGTACGCACAGGTAAGTCGCTCGCACACGCATTCTTCCCGAACTTCCGCAAGTTCCACAAAACAGTTCCTTCCAAACAGTTCGTATCCTTTCACTCCGTTGCTGATGGCGATGTTTTTGGAATCTCCTTTTCACAAACAGGGCAAGGACACGGACCCGACGCGCAAGCGGAAGTTAAGGAAGAAGGCCGCAGCCCGCAAGAGCAAGGCGAAGCAGGCGGCGCTGGCCAAACAGGAGAAGGATAAAGACAAGGCGGCCGGCAATGAAAAGCCGGAAAAGGCGCCCCCGAAGCCGCCGGTAAAGAAGATCAAGAAGGAGCTGAAGGCCCTCCTAACGGACAACGAACGGCAGGACGACGGGGCTGCCAGTTCCGAGTCGTCGACGGGCTCGGAGAAGGCGGccgccacggcggcggccaaatcGAAAGATGATGGCGCGAAGAAGCGCAAACGGGAGCCAAAGGTGGAGCGGGCCGCGAACGAAGGGCCCCCCGACTACACGGAGTACATCGGCAAGAAGCGGATGGCGAGCCTCAATGCGACCGCCATGCTGGCGGCCACCTACGAAGTGCAGCGAACCCTCTACCGCAACACCGACTCGAGCGACTCCGAGTGTTCGGCCGCAGAGAAGGCGCCCAAGTCGAAGAAGGCCAAGGAACAGAAGGATCAAAAGGATGCGGCGAAGGCAGCGGCATTggcaacggccgccgccgctgccgccgcttcCGCTGCCGCAGCGGCTGACGCTAGAGAAAAGAAGGAAGCGGCCGCAaaggaaccaccaccgccgtcgaaCGTGGAGGAAGCCAAGGCAGTGGCAGCTGTGCCCTCGgtggcaccgccgccgtccccACCGGACTACAAACAGGTGGACCTATCGCTGGGCGGTTGCTGCGATCCGTCGGTattggcgtcgtcgtcgatgcaGCCctcaacgtcgtcgtcgtcgtccgccgcaGCGCAgtaccaacagcagcagcagcaggaagtgctggccaagaagaagaaagtagTCATCAAGACGGAGCCGATGCGCGATCGCAAGGACGATCCGATGGAGGTGAAGCGTGAAATCGAGGAGGTAAGAACGGACGTGGCAAAAACCCGCCATCGAATGATAAGATCGCGCGTCGTTCGCCTGGAGCACCGGCGACCGGACGATTAAACGTTCTCGCGTCTTCTTCGCGAAGTCCTAGCTTCCCGTGGCTTTAGTTTTCAATTCCGTCGCTTATCTGCTTCCTCTTCATCGCTCACCTgtccctctctttctttatctctctctctctgttatAGCCGCGCCCGGTGTCGAGCAATTTGGTTATCGCGCAGGACACGGAAGTCACGATTACCGGCGTGTACGTTAATTCCACGCTCGGCACCAACCAGGAAGCGTACTGCAAGATGCAGTACCGCGTGCAGCAGAGTGTCACCGAGGAGCGGCTGGTGCGTCCGGGCGATGGGGCCCCGCCCAAGTCCTACACTCCACTGTCGGCCCTCTCCAGTATGCGCCCACCGAACGATCAAAGTAAGTTCCGAGAGGAGATTTTCTTAATTTAAATCCTGTTTTTCTGGAACACCGTCGTTCCGCGGGAAGGCTAATGAATGACGTACGTTGGTCGCCTCATGGGTGCGTGCTGCTGTCCGGATGATCTGGACCGCTGCATTAAATGTAACCTTTTACCATATCTTTGTGGGAAGAATTGAGTTGAGTTTTTCAAGGTCATCGTCACAAAAAATGCTCGAAATGCAGAGACTTCCCCACACGAACTCAAGTCCCAAATGGTGTTAGGTTGTGGAAATGCGAAACAAGAAGAAAGCTGTGGTTTGCAAGTAGCAACATCGAGAA
It includes:
- the LOC128270180 gene encoding treacle protein-like, which produces MKPKKQQSADRKQQQQQSQSGAVSAPGTPAATTAAGDTGTTVTAPGSVVATATPSSPPVPAAPSTAKKPVKRLQSKAKEASTSSTEPTAGAAVAGAKSSEKLPTNQPAAGAVTGGSSTQSNKSKSSGGSVAIVAKTFHPPMGDPAQQPLVGDGSEVVTPSKSASTTATGGGKKASKSAKAVDPSANSSTPGESKKKTTPAKTAAKKVATATDSANKQRKQSAASQSAATAAASTAASSAAKTGSPPELASPAAERLREKEKKIQKELKNLGVSDKTLHQIDAAFLLADESVNPSISEMVKTKSRTTVAHAKYGPDSHSSSGTMGVSGRKPSLTTEDAPTVVAPPGDGDEKSHKEASASGGKAKKSVTIKLDEEKPPPAKGKAPKGGGRKGEEKPSPAPQPTAEGAGKGKAAATPRSSKSQKKTPETKQSQQQQKKGAASEKGVAEQRKSASGDSGVAKQVSFEPGRGSSVEHEDHEEKNAEVQIQIDSIVKALEREDSDTGGAGGARKDAGEQADKRNDSASGAAQGKGAEVKVSTPAAGGAKKQAEPKPARKPALKKDTGSSKAAGEKKKGGGEKKEVTFKEQPPTSPAKRKYVKKPKPAGEKKLPAAKAAKPKPAATGGKSKASGGGGAGKAATAAAKAKTESKGTAKPSTVAEPTVQNETSPKPADGNEAIPVEEPARSEPSEVATTTPVKISTESQKSQEPQAEDGVGGTSLAPTIVQSAQRDRSSTENDDDLPLKQLQAKTQSIGPTKQPETHPATVEPEAAPSKPNGTSVATVAGAAAAAGPILAGLLKAGGSGAKTAKRPYVRKNPNPPGKGAKPVPGGCGPQGAKADQRKAPEKKDVYDFDDSESEIEAPVKAGKPSFKRKSSVDLCQSSREDISQLADDPAKPKEPPRVEDAAAAKPQEGEASADEQQMADEKASKQPTAKKQKKRPETLSSSSVVPKPKKELRSGSSCSSSGSEAEDGRPLDNLAVPEAKVKKKAPPRRVKQESRESRSSDNDDEEGEPVGEGEDEDGEEQEEEEDDEEDEDDSDGCSSGDTVRTRIAKKRQSAKKRNLKLYGFWSGPKRHRVASLNAIAKVHCLYENERPAFDASLMVRQSSGSRVIRTITKDGERIKKERICDDESAEGGDGDGGRLSGGDGASEDQDVGKGGTVPSDRKGAGVKQERKSEPSATNERAAEPKGAKVSVKVEPAKKEPVSDPESDSSEEEPVVTRTLRCVPGLRGAGKHWDPDGSSMESDIEQLPDSDETYAQGKDTDPTRKRKLRKKAAARKSKAKQAALAKQEKDKDKAAGNEKPEKAPPKPPVKKIKKELKALLTDNERQDDGAASSESSTGSEKAAATAAAKSKDDGAKKRKREPKVERAANEGPPDYTEYIGKKRMASLNATAMLAATYEVQRTLYRNTDSSDSECSAAEKAPKSKKAKEQKDQKDAAKAAALATAAAAAAASAAAAADAREKKEAAAKEPPPPSNVEEAKAVAAVPSVAPPPSPPDYKQVDLSLGGCCDPSVLASSSMQPSTSSSSSAAAQYQQQQQQEVLAKKKKVVIKTEPMRDRKDDPMEVKREIEEPRPVSSNLVIAQDTEVTITGVYVNSTLGTNQEAYCKMQYRVQQSVTEERLVRPGDGAPPKSYTPLSALSSMRPPNDQSLSTPPLFVPPAQCDSPLLGPPRPSFYPPPTSSSGSSSAFCAPLPHDSPASPNAPPPPPPNVSPCVPTRCGYQPGAKRIYSATWHQPLSSSSELQ